A part of Aegilops tauschii subsp. strangulata cultivar AL8/78 chromosome 2, Aet v6.0, whole genome shotgun sequence genomic DNA contains:
- the LOC109748096 gene encoding uncharacterized protein, with amino-acid sequence MARIDGGSALAFCVLHDLLGAAAFLAAHPLHAAYALFFHRGLLALAAFFCPLLLSTALLLVVLLTAAPYVAPGRAGARYLGSTCGVAVAALCAGLRPDGGLGLIGQLCSFVLGPAGVGEVVFVGEVCDAGGGSCFLLEEKSLLYAYATRELEGELPLQSVSREEICFLSNGEFYEEDMPNFKDEIQEKNVVCEDLKKAPETLSSSSEHCCPGETFMPVPEMEEQEKSINNVSLPERKGFSSDAVKEKRLECDPVPLSAMEANTPERVSKPRSSISQRIRQWESGNLKLVLDEIEDNPVEICFEKESFKGVKEAVPLKTESCDQKQSEDQLAQEESDRKQSPEEELVDVKEELVRSKVAEKCSEDLRAEEIASIIGEPEADPPQEQRREDVQAEEDAQPNGQDHQEDVQEEQEHEDADGGEGPLRSTSIARRVHTRTSSESLAGAGEGSPSKGKEWKRTLACKLYEERIQLKVCRDRAVAGACADDMDMLWEAYETGGGSSSAVAVAVAGDTKPRGGGGSKANEQSVDEEEEEEDEEDEGPVRQLCCLQALKFSTRKMNLGGGKPSLSKISRVLKRMTALSRVGSRRK; translated from the coding sequence atGGCGCGGATCGACGGCGGCAGCGCGCTGGCGTTCTGCGTGCTCCACGACCTGCTGGGCGCGGCGGCGTTCCTGGCGGCGCACCCGCTGCACGCCGCCTACGCGCTCTTCTTCCACCGGGGCCTGCTCGCGCTCGCCGCCTTCTTCTGCCCGCTGCTGCTCTCCACGGCGCTCCTCCTCGTCGTGCTCCTCACCGCCGCCCCGTACGTCGCGCCGGGGCGGGCCGGGGCGCGGTACCTCGGCAGCACCTGCggcgtcgccgtcgccgcgctcTGCGCCGGGCTGCGGCCCGACGGCGGGCTCGGGCTGATCGGCCAGCTCTGCTCCTTCGTGCTCGGCCCGGCGGGCGTCGGCGAGGTCGTGTTCGTGGGCGAGGTGTGTGATGCTGGTGGTGGTTCTTGCTTTCTTTTGGAAGAGAAGAGCTTGCTGTATGCTTATGCTACCCGAGAGCTGGAGGGTGAGCTGCCATTGCAGAGTGTGTCTCGAGAAGAGATCTGCTTCCTGAGCAATGGGGAATTTTATGAAGAAGATATGCCCAATTTCAAGGATGAAATTCAGGAGAAAAATGTGGTCTGTGAGGATCTGAAGAAGGCTCCGGAAACCTTGTCTTCTTCTTCGGAGCATTGCTGTCCAGGTGAGACATTCATGCCGGTGCCAGAGATGGAAGAGCAGGAGAAATCCATCAACAATGTAAGCTTGCCAGAGAGAAAGGGATTCAGCAGTGATGCGGTTAAGGAAAAGAGATTGGAGTGTGACCCTGTTCCTCTGTCAGCAATGGAGGCGAACACACCTGAGCGGGTCAGCAAGCCACGCTCTTCGATTTCTCAGCGAATAAGGCAATGGGAATCTGGCAATCTGAAGCTTGTTCTTGATGAAATCGAGGATAATCCGGTGGAAATCTGTTTCGAGAAGGAATCATTCAAGGGTGTGAAGGAAGCCGTGCCATTGAAGACTGAATCTTGCGATCAAAAGCAGAGTGAAGACCAGCTCGCTCAAGAAGAATCTGACCGGAAGCAATCGCCAGAGGAGGAACTTGTAGATGTCAAGGAAGAATTGGTGCGCTCGAAGGTGGCGGAAAAATGCAGCGAAGACCTGCGAGCTGAAGAAATCGCCTCCATTATCGGTGAACCCGAAGCAGACCCGCCGCAAGAACAGAGGAGGGAGGACGTGCAGGCCGAAGAAGATGCGCAGCCTAACGGACAAGACCATCAAGAAGATGTGCAGGAAGAGCAGGAGCACGAGGACGCGGACGGCGGGGAGGGTCCCCTGAGGTCGACGTCCATCGCGCGGCGCGTGCACACGCGGACCTCGTCGGAGAGCCTCGCCGGCGCGGGCGAGGGGTCGCCGTCCAAGGGGAAGGAGTGGAAGCGGACGCTCGCGTGCAAGCTGTACGAGGAGCGGATCCAGCTCAAGGTCTGCCGCGACCGCGCCGTGGCCGGGGCGTGCGCGGACGACATGGACATGCTCTGGGAGGCTTACGAGACCGGGGGCGGCAGCAGCagcgccgtcgccgtcgccgtcgccggcgaCACCAAGCCCCGAGGTGGCGGCGGCAGCAAGGCGAACGAACAATCCgttgacgaggaggaggaggaggaagacgaggaggACGAAGGGCCGGTGCGGCAGCTGTGCTGCCTGCAGGCGCTCAAGTTCTCGACGAGGAAGATGAACCTCGGGGGCGGCAAGCCGAGCCTGTCCAAGATCTCCAGGGTGCTCAAGCGGATGACCGCGCTGTCCAGGGTCGGGTCGCGCCGTAAGTGA